Within Nitrosopumilus sp., the genomic segment TACTGAATATTTTTCTCCATATTCCTTACTTTTTTGAGAGTCTGCATCACAGACAGCGACTAAAACCCCTAATTGTGATAGAATTCTAGTATGGTTCTTTCCCCATCCTCCGGTTCCGATCTGAACAATTTTCATCTAGTAAACCTCAGTTAACCAATGAGAATAATCTTCATTTTTGTCCATTACTATCTCTGTATACTCTGCCATCATCTTTTTTGTAATGTCTCCTGGTTTCCCATTTCCAATTCGTTTTGAATCCATTTTGATGATTGGTGTAATCTCAGCTGCTGTACCTGTAAGGAATATTTCCTCAGATATGATTAATTCACTTCTTGTAATGTCCCTTTCAATTACATCAAGATCTAAATCTTTTCCAATCTTGAGAATGGCATCACGTGTAATACCTTCTAATGCTGATGATGCAAGTGATGGTGTAATTAATTGACCATTTCTTACAATGAATATATTTTCACCCGGTGCTTCACTAACATTTCCATTATGATCAAGTAAGATTGCTTCATCCACACCGTTTCGTTTTGCTTCTTGTGTAGCTATAATGGAATTCAGATAATTTCCTCCCATTTTTGCTTGAGGTGGAGTTGACATGTCTGAGAATTTTCTCCATGATACAATTCCTGCTGTTATTCCGTTTTTGTTAAACAAATCACCAAATGGGAATGTAAAGATGGCAACATTTGTTGGAGCATTGTTTGTTACATGAAGATTGATTCCATAATCGCCTACAAAATAAAATGGTCTAATGTAACAGGATTTTTTTATTTTATTTTTTTTACAAATTCCAATTATGGCATTTGTAATTTCTTTATCAGAAAAATTAAGTGATATATCATAAAATTGACCAGATCTTCTAAATCGTTTTACATGTTCATCTAATCTAAACACATTAAGATTTTTTCCATTCCAATATGCTCTAATCCCTTCAAAGATTGATGTTCCATAATG encodes:
- a CDS encoding branched-chain amino acid transaminase → MKLPLSKYVWFDGKYVPTEKAQVPITTHAIHYGTSIFEGIRAYWNGKNLNVFRLDEHVKRFRRSGQFYDISLNFSDKEITNAIIGICKKNKIKKSCYIRPFYFVGDYGINLHVTNNAPTNVAIFTFPFGDLFNKNGITAGIVSWRKFSDMSTPPQAKMGGNYLNSIIATQEAKRNGVDEAILLDHNGNVSEAPGENIFIVRNGQLITPSLASSALEGITRDAILKIGKDLDLDVIERDITRSELIISEEIFLTGTAAEITPIIKMDSKRIGNGKPGDITKKMMAEYTEIVMDKNEDYSHWLTEVY